One Ascaphus truei isolate aAscTru1 chromosome 22, aAscTru1.hap1, whole genome shotgun sequence DNA segment encodes these proteins:
- the C22H17orf58 gene encoding UPF0450 protein C17orf58 homolog, giving the protein MRTHALWLLFLSVGSAGAAVQRKGLPPPDIRPVSISSAVRDPHVFENTTSSLDKIPSKGTSTSVMAPARSLSLESSTSRGHLSSADHQGQKDEGELTMPPDKKTKAKLALDNNTGLRMVNVPRTALLSAGIHRGVQLSSPAYGNSHHFQLDRLQPVGTRISSSFHHASSLHHKARSLTDSQHLQDPKGSRTNGYDTKDHESNRPRKVTHYKHGEALRNSSKPSWMTNRQPSSLLYQFNAFKRDSDSKERICLAECHKEKDERESFCNSDFAVNGIVHNVETLSTGRQLITLLVNSDGLYKMNRLYITPDGFFFRVKILAVDTLGCHKACLDFKLGSRYIVMGQVYHRGMELPRGPQQQQLLGGRLRSGDGLVRSGSYVRRFNRRKSRKVLTAVHAKCR; this is encoded by the exons GTCTTCCGCCCCCTGATATAAGACCCGTCTCGATATCGTCGGCTGTCAGGGACCCGCACGTCTTTGAGAACACAACTTCCAGCCTTGACAAGATCCCTTCTAAAGGGACGTCCACCAGTGTCATGGCCCCAGCTCGGAGCCTCTCACTGGAAAGCTCCACCAGCCGTGGACATCTGTCTTCAGCCGACCATCAGGGGCAGAAAGATGAAGGGGAGCTGACGATGCCGCCAGATAAGAAGACGAAGGCCAAACTGGCCTTGGACAATAATACCGGGCTGAGGATGGTAAACGTGCCGCGAACGGCTCTGTTGTCTGCAGGTATCCACAGAGGTGTCCAGCTCTCTTCCCCGGCCTACGGGAATTCCCATCACTTCCAGCTGGACAGGTTGCAGCCTGTTGGCACCAGGATCTCTTCTTCTTTCCACCATGCAAGTTCGCTCCATCATAAAGCCAGGTCACTGACCGATTCTCAGCATCTACAGGATCCCAAAGGAAGCAGGACCAATGGGTACGACACAAAGGACCATGAGAGTAACAGGCCTCGTAAGGTCACCCATTACAAGCACGGAGAAGCTCTCCGTAACTCCAGCAAACCATCCTGGATGACCAACCGCCAGCCGTCCAGCCTACTCTATCAATTCAATGCATTCAAGAGAG ACTctgacagcaaggagaggatttGTTTGGCAGAGTGCCACAAGGAGAAAGACGAGAGAGAATCCTTCTGTAACAGCGACTTTG CGGTGAATGGAATCGTGCACAATGTAGAAACGCTCAGTACAGGACGCCAGCTGATTACTCTGCTCGTGAACAGTGATGGTTTGTATAAAATGAACCGACTGTACATAACCCCGGACGGATTTTTCTTTCGAGTCAAGATACTCGCGGTGGACACGCTGGGCTGCCACAAAGCCTGCCTGGATTTCAAACTCG GGAGCAGGTATATAGTGATGGGGCAGGTATACCACAGGGGGATGGAGTTACCGCGCggcccccagcagcagcagctacttGGTGGACGTTTACGGTCTGGGGACGGACTTGTGAGAAGCGGCAGCTATGTGCGGAGGTTTAACCGAAGAAAAAGCCGCAAAGTGCTAACGGCCGTTCATGCCAAATGCAGATAA